A single genomic interval of Bacillota bacterium harbors:
- a CDS encoding SpoIIE family protein phosphatase, with product SVGVPAHPGGAPAAAVPGRLAVSWLEQRLSESVSGAERVIDALRAAYEMAAAGPMPAASDGVEYVEMVQQRACASCPCFSHCWDACANASFHDVLAFLEAAEAAGQAQPEMMSASLRQRCIQPVRLTGAVGDAARIMGVLRAAGQRSQAEARRLVTQVEVTQKVLHDVIRIASGHFQSFDEEAAERLARHLARAGTPAREVVVAGSGARREVMVERVGPCRAPESCARSLTQLAAQAEGVLWEVSRMACRHGLSRPGGHGCEVHLVRRALWEVSCAFASRTRAGETCSGDSFARVTLGPALTCVILSDGMGSGPDAAQESETAVRLAEAALAAGAGAASAIAIANAVLLARSPDERFATLDVAVFDLASGELELAKAGAYPTFLYRGGRVELIEGQALPAGIVAGVEAEVVQRSLLDGDVVLMATDGAAELGEAGEACLQQVLLSAGAGASPADQLAQRLVGCLEAVAGGRWPDDLTLAVLSVRQLDVAGVPAYTGDGFRRPVRAAAPTGRQSQRRLAAS from the coding sequence CCTCGGTGGGCGTCCCTGCCCATCCCGGCGGCGCGCCTGCCGCTGCCGTGCCGGGGCGCCTGGCCGTGTCATGGCTGGAGCAGCGCCTTTCCGAGAGCGTCTCGGGCGCCGAAAGGGTGATCGACGCCCTCCGGGCGGCTTACGAGATGGCCGCCGCGGGGCCCATGCCGGCCGCGTCGGACGGGGTCGAGTACGTTGAAATGGTGCAGCAGCGGGCGTGCGCTTCCTGCCCCTGTTTCTCGCACTGCTGGGACGCGTGCGCGAACGCCAGCTTCCATGACGTGCTCGCTTTCCTGGAGGCGGCCGAGGCGGCGGGCCAGGCTCAGCCGGAAATGATGTCGGCTTCCCTGAGGCAGCGCTGCATCCAGCCGGTCCGCCTGACCGGGGCGGTAGGCGATGCGGCCCGCATCATGGGGGTTCTGCGGGCTGCCGGGCAGCGCTCGCAGGCAGAGGCGCGGCGCCTCGTCACGCAGGTCGAGGTGACGCAGAAGGTGCTTCACGACGTGATCCGCATCGCCTCCGGGCACTTTCAGTCGTTCGACGAGGAGGCCGCCGAACGCCTGGCGCGCCACCTGGCACGAGCGGGGACGCCGGCACGTGAAGTCGTGGTAGCGGGATCAGGCGCCCGCCGCGAGGTGATGGTGGAACGGGTGGGGCCCTGCCGCGCCCCCGAATCGTGCGCCCGTTCCCTCACGCAACTGGCCGCGCAGGCGGAGGGGGTTTTGTGGGAGGTCTCTCGCATGGCGTGCCGCCACGGTCTGTCCCGCCCCGGCGGCCATGGCTGTGAGGTGCACCTGGTGCGGCGCGCGCTGTGGGAGGTGTCGTGCGCCTTTGCCTCCCGTACCCGGGCGGGCGAGACGTGTTCGGGGGACAGCTTCGCCCGGGTCACCCTGGGCCCGGCGCTCACGTGCGTCATCCTCAGCGACGGAATGGGAAGCGGCCCCGATGCGGCCCAGGAGAGCGAGACGGCCGTTCGGCTGGCGGAAGCGGCCCTCGCCGCCGGGGCCGGCGCCGCATCCGCCATCGCCATCGCCAACGCCGTGCTGCTGGCGAGATCCCCGGATGAGCGCTTTGCGACGCTGGATGTGGCGGTGTTCGACCTGGCTTCCGGGGAACTGGAACTCGCCAAAGCGGGTGCTTACCCGACGTTCCTCTACCGGGGCGGCCGGGTCGAACTCATCGAGGGCCAGGCGCTGCCGGCGGGCATCGTGGCGGGGGTGGAAGCGGAGGTGGTCCAGCGCTCGCTGTTGGACGGGGACGTGGTGCTGATGGCGACCGACGGCGCTGCAGAGCTGGGCGAGGCGGGGGAGGCCTGCCTGCAGCAGGTGCTGCTGTCGGCCGGAGCAGGGGCCTCGCCGGCGGATCAACTGGCGCAACGCCTGGTGGGGTGCCTGGAGGCGGTGGCGGGGGGCAGGTGGCCGGACGACTTGACGCTGGCGGTCCTGAGCGTGCGGCAGCTTGACGTTGCGGGCGTTCCGGCCTATACTGGGGACGGGTTCCGGCGGCCCGTAAGGGCGGCGGCACCGACAGGGAGGCAGAGCCAGCGACGGTTGGCGGCGAGTTAG
- a CDS encoding SPW repeat protein: protein MWQNWVNVIVGVLLIILPWFVQFDPLKWISVVAGIIVAVLAYWANTQAQAKTGT from the coding sequence ATGTGGCAGAACTGGGTCAACGTGATCGTTGGCGTGCTCCTGATCATCCTGCCCTGGTTCGTTCAGTTCGATCCGCTCAAGTGGATCAGCGTCGTCGCCGGCATCATCGTGGCAGTCCTGGCGTACTGGGCCAACACTCAGGCTCAGGCCAAGACGGGGACCTGA
- the tilS gene encoding tRNA lysidine(34) synthetase TilS has translation MGATRAITAPRPAAHLRRTRLFLVMARTIARYRMLTAGDRVLVGLSAGPDSSALAHALTLLAPRLKLDVEAAHVHHGIRGESADRDAEAARALAGRLGIPFVLHCTDAPGYARAHGLSLESAARAVRLAALERIAQERRCRRVALGHTADDQAETVMMWVIRGTGPGGLAGIRPVRGVFVRPLIDVWRRDVLAYCEAAGLEPVEDESNRSTRFLRNRIRLELLPYLESRFRPGVREALVRLARVALDEQAFMQARADEAWEAAARSAPGSVELSVKALVALHPALARRVLVRAFEEVSGGHRGELGLVHVEALLDAVRRRRGGAVVQLPGGVWGRLVRGRLRLELAPQAPGADGSPML, from the coding sequence ATGGGGGCGACACGGGCGATAACCGCACCCCGACCGGCCGCTCACCTGCGCCGCACCCGGCTTTTTCTGGTCATGGCCCGCACCATCGCTCGCTACCGGATGCTGACCGCGGGCGACCGGGTGCTGGTGGGGCTTTCAGCCGGGCCGGACTCGTCGGCGCTCGCCCATGCCCTGACACTCCTGGCACCCCGCCTGAAGCTGGACGTCGAGGCCGCTCACGTTCACCACGGCATTCGGGGAGAATCGGCCGACCGGGACGCCGAGGCGGCCAGGGCGCTGGCCGGACGGCTTGGCATTCCCTTCGTCCTGCACTGCACCGACGCTCCCGGATACGCTCGGGCCCACGGGCTTTCGCTGGAAAGCGCCGCGCGGGCGGTGCGCCTGGCTGCGCTGGAACGGATCGCGCAGGAACGGCGCTGCCGGCGGGTTGCCCTGGGTCACACCGCCGACGACCAGGCCGAAACGGTGATGATGTGGGTGATCCGGGGGACCGGCCCGGGAGGCCTGGCCGGCATTCGGCCCGTGAGGGGCGTGTTCGTGCGCCCGCTCATCGACGTGTGGCGGCGGGACGTCCTGGCCTACTGCGAGGCGGCCGGCCTCGAGCCGGTAGAAGACGAAAGCAACCGTTCCACCCGTTTTTTGCGCAACCGCATCCGCCTCGAACTGCTCCCGTACCTCGAATCCCGCTTCCGCCCCGGGGTGCGTGAGGCGCTGGTAAGGCTGGCGCGAGTGGCACTCGACGAACAGGCCTTCATGCAGGCCCGGGCCGATGAAGCGTGGGAGGCCGCTGCCCGCAGCGCTCCCGGCAGCGTCGAGCTCAGCGTCAAGGCGCTTGTGGCGCTGCACCCGGCGCTTGCGCGGCGGGTTTTGGTACGGGCGTTCGAAGAGGTATCGGGAGGCCACCGGGGCGAGCTCGGGCTGGTTCACGTGGAGGCCCTCCTGGATGCGGTGCGCCGGCGGCGCGGCGGCGCGGTGGTTCAGTTGCCAGGGGGGGTTTGGGGGAGGTTGGTGCGCGGGCGTCTGCGCCTCGAGCTGGCGCCGCAGGCGCCCGGAGCCGACGGATCCCCTATGCTATAA